One Comamonas endophytica DNA window includes the following coding sequences:
- a CDS encoding NAD(P)/FAD-dependent oxidoreductase, translating into MAPIDFVVVGAGIAGASVAWQLAGRASVLVLERESQPGYHSTGRSAALFLEHYGPSQVQALTRASRAFYSSPPADFMPGPVLSPRGALYVARADQRAQLEAAYAEARLHSQAVRWLERDGLLALVPCLRAQVVEAGFLDENARDMEVHGLHQGFLRGLRLQGGHLRCAAEVVSLAPDPAQGCWRIDLADGSRIAARHVVDAAGAWADALAALAGIAPLGLVPKRRSAFTFAAPAGVDTRHWPAVMGVDDSFYFKPDAGQMLGSPANADPTTPHDVVPEEIDVATGIFHIEQYTTLQIRRPSHTWAGLRSFVADGELVIGWDAPPEPGRPGFFWLAAQGGYGIQTAYAAGLLARNLLLGEALDMQLQAQGVQAERLSPARLR; encoded by the coding sequence ATGGCACCCATTGATTTCGTGGTGGTCGGCGCCGGCATCGCGGGCGCGTCCGTGGCCTGGCAATTGGCCGGGCGCGCCTCGGTGCTGGTGCTCGAGCGCGAGAGCCAGCCGGGCTATCACTCGACGGGACGCTCGGCGGCGCTGTTTCTCGAGCATTACGGCCCCTCGCAGGTGCAGGCGCTGACGCGCGCCAGCCGCGCTTTTTATTCCTCCCCGCCCGCGGATTTCATGCCCGGACCGGTGCTGAGCCCGCGCGGCGCGCTGTATGTGGCGCGCGCCGACCAGCGCGCGCAGCTCGAGGCGGCGTATGCCGAGGCGCGGCTGCATTCGCAAGCCGTGCGCTGGCTGGAGCGCGATGGCTTGCTGGCGCTGGTGCCCTGCCTGCGCGCGCAGGTGGTGGAGGCCGGCTTTCTGGACGAGAACGCGCGCGACATGGAGGTGCATGGGTTGCACCAGGGCTTCTTGCGCGGCCTGCGTCTGCAAGGCGGGCATCTGCGCTGCGCTGCCGAGGTCGTGTCGCTGGCGCCGGACCCGGCCCAGGGCTGCTGGCGGATCGACCTGGCCGATGGCAGCCGCATCGCGGCGCGCCATGTGGTCGATGCCGCGGGCGCCTGGGCCGACGCGCTGGCGGCGCTGGCCGGCATCGCGCCGCTGGGGCTGGTGCCCAAGCGCCGAAGCGCCTTCACCTTCGCCGCGCCCGCGGGCGTGGACACGCGCCACTGGCCGGCGGTGATGGGGGTGGACGACAGCTTCTATTTCAAGCCCGATGCGGGGCAGATGCTGGGCTCGCCGGCCAATGCCGACCCGACCACGCCGCACGACGTGGTGCCCGAGGAAATCGACGTGGCGACGGGAATTTTCCACATCGAGCAATACACCACGCTGCAGATCCGCCGGCCCTCGCATACCTGGGCCGGCCTGCGCTCCTTCGTGGCCGATGGCGAGCTGGTGATCGGCTGGGACGCGCCGCCCGAGCCCGGCCGGCCGGGCTTTTTCTGGCTGGCGGCACAGGGTGGCTATGGCATCCAGACCGCCTACGCCGCCGGCCTGCTGGCGCGCAACCTGCTGCTGGGCGAGGCGCTGGACATGCAACTGCAGGCCCAGGGCGTGCAGGCCGAAAGACTGTCGCCGGCGCGGCTGCGCTGA
- a CDS encoding Bug family tripartite tricarboxylate transporter substrate binding protein, producing the protein MQNRSILRRTALACGVALLAAGSAFADASYPNKAITMVIGYPPGGSTDLVGRMVGTELANRLGQPVVIENLGGAGGAIAAQKVAKAAPDGYTIMVGANNELAIARLINKSLKYTIKDFTAIGMVASQPLVLVASQKAGVKNTAEFIAAVSKAPGQTSYGSSGVGTSLHLAGELVKEQGGLQMMHIPYRGVAPLTTDLVGNNIEYGMFVLSSGLPQIQSGKVIALGTTEAKRSPITPNIPALAENPAFKNVDISVWFALMAPANLPKPVQDKLKKALTDTLASPDFRKKLAATGSVVSDPKLDSDKYIASEIAKYTKIVEFAKIEE; encoded by the coding sequence ATGCAAAATCGTTCTATCCTGCGCCGCACCGCCCTGGCTTGTGGCGTTGCCCTTCTGGCGGCGGGATCGGCCTTCGCCGATGCGTCGTACCCCAACAAGGCCATCACCATGGTCATCGGCTACCCGCCGGGCGGCAGCACCGACCTGGTGGGCCGCATGGTCGGCACCGAGCTCGCCAACCGCCTGGGCCAGCCCGTGGTGATCGAGAACCTGGGCGGCGCCGGCGGCGCCATCGCGGCGCAGAAGGTCGCCAAGGCGGCACCCGATGGCTACACCATCATGGTCGGCGCCAACAACGAACTGGCGATCGCGCGCCTGATCAACAAGAGCCTGAAGTACACCATCAAGGACTTCACCGCGATCGGCATGGTGGCCTCGCAGCCGCTGGTGCTGGTGGCCTCGCAGAAGGCCGGCGTGAAGAACACCGCCGAATTCATCGCCGCCGTGTCCAAGGCCCCGGGCCAGACCAGCTACGGCAGCTCGGGCGTGGGCACCTCGCTGCACCTGGCCGGCGAACTGGTCAAGGAACAGGGCGGCCTGCAGATGATGCACATCCCCTACCGCGGCGTGGCGCCCCTGACCACCGACCTGGTCGGCAACAACATCGAGTACGGCATGTTCGTGCTCTCCAGCGGCCTGCCGCAGATCCAGTCGGGCAAGGTGATCGCCCTGGGCACGACCGAAGCCAAGCGCTCGCCGATCACGCCGAACATTCCCGCGCTGGCCGAGAACCCGGCCTTCAAGAACGTGGACATCAGCGTCTGGTTCGCGCTGATGGCGCCGGCCAACCTGCCCAAGCCGGTCCAGGACAAGCTGAAGAAGGCCCTCACCGACACGCTGGCCTCGCCCGACTTCCGCAAGAAGCTGGCTGCCACGGGCTCGGTGGTCTCGGACCCCAAGCTCGACTCCGACAAGTACATCGCGTCCGAGATCGCCAAGTACACCAAGATCGTCGAATTCGCCAAGATCGAAGAGTAA
- a CDS encoding LysR family transcriptional regulator, with protein sequence MQIKWLEDFLMLAQERSFTRAAELRHVTHPAFGRRIRALEAWSGTALVVPGSSPVRLTPAGEAFLETCALTTRTLAQSHEELQAIAGRQAQSILLATGRTLARTIVADWLLRLGPLLQTSPLTVYTRTLHEAVTMLEQDEIHFSLIYHHPAIAVRWDARQFSYVQIASDRLVPVSRANPEGQARHSFAAPGSVPYLAYPHRMALGRLLEDHLSQNPNAPRLQRILECDSADAQYEYVHKGLGVAWLPWSMVHADCKARRLALAGGRNMEVRFDVRMYRAKRRLSPSAEEFWSRVTER encoded by the coding sequence ATGCAGATCAAATGGCTGGAAGACTTCCTGATGCTGGCCCAGGAGCGCAGCTTCACGCGCGCGGCCGAGCTGCGGCATGTGACGCATCCGGCCTTCGGGCGGCGCATCCGCGCCCTCGAGGCCTGGAGCGGCACGGCGCTGGTCGTGCCCGGCAGCAGCCCGGTGCGGCTCACGCCCGCGGGCGAGGCCTTCCTGGAGACCTGCGCGCTGACGACGCGCACGCTGGCGCAGTCGCACGAGGAGCTGCAGGCGATTGCCGGGCGGCAGGCGCAGTCCATCCTGCTGGCGACAGGCCGCACGCTGGCGCGCACCATCGTCGCCGACTGGCTGCTGCGCCTGGGCCCGCTGCTGCAGACCAGCCCGCTCACGGTGTACACGCGCACGCTGCATGAGGCTGTGACCATGCTGGAGCAGGACGAGATCCACTTCTCGCTGATCTACCACCACCCGGCCATCGCCGTGCGCTGGGACGCGCGCCAGTTCAGCTACGTGCAGATCGCCAGCGACCGGCTGGTGCCGGTGTCGCGCGCCAACCCCGAGGGCCAGGCGCGCCACAGCTTCGCCGCGCCCGGCAGCGTTCCTTACCTGGCCTATCCGCACCGCATGGCGCTGGGACGCCTGCTCGAGGACCACCTGTCGCAGAACCCGAATGCGCCGCGGCTGCAGCGCATCCTCGAATGCGACTCGGCCGATGCGCAGTACGAATACGTCCACAAGGGCCTGGGCGTGGCCTGGCTGCCGTGGTCGATGGTGCATGCGGACTGCAAGGCGCGGCGCCTGGCGCTGGCCGGCGGGCGCAACATGGAGGTGCGCTTCGATGTGCGCATGTACCGCGCCAAGCGGCGGCTGAGCCCATCGGCAGAGGAATTCTGGAGCCGCGTGACGGAACGATGA
- the pyrF gene encoding orotidine-5'-phosphate decarboxylase: MTFLDMLRNAGSQNQSMLCVGLDPEPERFPAAMRGDASKIYDFCAAIVDSTADLVNSFKPQIAYFAAHRAEDQLERLMAHMRAVAPHVPVILDAKRGDIGSTAEQYAKEAFERYGADAVTLSPFMGFDSVAPYLKYEGKGAFLLCRTSNPGGDDLQARTLADVPGTPKVFEHVAALAQGPWNLNGQLGLVVGATRPHEIERVREIAPTLPLLIPGVGAQGGDAVATVKAGLRTHGSIIVNSSRAILYASSDVDFAEAARAQALATRETLQQAALEAQR; encoded by the coding sequence ATGACTTTCCTCGACATGCTGCGCAACGCCGGCTCGCAAAACCAATCCATGCTGTGTGTGGGTCTCGATCCCGAACCCGAGCGCTTTCCTGCCGCGATGCGAGGCGATGCCTCGAAGATCTACGATTTCTGCGCCGCCATCGTCGACTCCACCGCCGATCTGGTGAACTCCTTCAAGCCGCAGATCGCCTACTTCGCCGCCCACCGCGCCGAGGACCAGCTCGAACGGCTGATGGCCCACATGCGCGCCGTCGCGCCCCATGTGCCGGTGATTCTCGACGCCAAGCGCGGCGACATCGGCTCCACGGCCGAGCAGTACGCCAAGGAGGCCTTCGAGCGCTATGGCGCCGATGCCGTCACCCTGTCGCCGTTCATGGGCTTCGACTCGGTGGCGCCCTACCTGAAGTACGAGGGCAAGGGCGCCTTTCTGCTGTGCCGCACCTCCAACCCCGGCGGCGACGACCTGCAGGCGCGCACGCTGGCGGACGTGCCCGGCACGCCCAAGGTGTTCGAGCATGTGGCGGCGCTGGCCCAGGGCCCTTGGAACCTCAACGGCCAGCTCGGCCTGGTGGTCGGCGCCACGCGCCCGCACGAGATCGAGCGCGTGCGCGAGATCGCCCCTACGCTGCCGCTGCTGATCCCGGGCGTGGGTGCCCAGGGCGGCGATGCCGTGGCCACGGTGAAGGCCGGGCTGCGCACGCATGGCAGCATCATCGTCAATTCTTCGCGCGCGATTCTCTACGCGTCTTCGGACGTCGACTTCGCCGAGGCCGCACGCGCCCAGGCGCTGGCCACACGCGAAACGCTGCAACAGGCAGCGCTCGAAGCACAACGCTGA
- the uvrA gene encoding excinuclease ABC subunit UvrA, with the protein MNDPTPSSSELAGGADSGRYLGHALAQARISIRGARTHNLKNVDLDIPRNQLVVITGLSGSGKSSLAFDTLYAEGQRRYVESLSAYARQFLGRLDKPDVDLIEGLSPAISIEQKATSHNPRSTVGTVTEINDYLRLLYARAGTPYCPEHHLPLQSQTISQMVDAALALPEDTKLMVLGPLAREKKGEFSELFAQLQAQGYVRFRIDGKIHEVESLPQLQKNEKHSIDVVIDRLKVRPDAAQRLAESFEAALRAGGQEAGGRLIALEMDTGVEHWFSAKFACPICSYSLPELEPRLFSFNSPQGACPTCDGLGQTETFDPERVVAFPSLSLASGAINGWDRRNAYYFTLLESVLKHYGADIEQPFEELPEPVRNAVLWGSGEEAIAFAYFTDSGKNKSQPLIKHHPFEGVIPNITRRYRETDSSVVRDDLARLRSTRCCPDCEGTRLRREARWVRIGEGEQQRAIYEVSRATLAEAHAWFAQLKLQGAKADIADKVVREITARLMFLNDVGLSYLSLDRSAETLSGGEAQRIRLASQIGSGLTGVMYVLDEPSIGLHQRDNDRLIATLQHLRNIGNSVIVVEHDEDMMRAADQIIDMGPGAGLHGGRVMAQGSYDEVRANPDSPTGRYLAGTQTIEVPKRRTPWLPVVKSAEPAAAPAKSRFPVSAAAQRRAERQAEHVARQGALQAISVVGARGHNLKNVTVEFPVGLLTCVTGVSGSGKSTLVNDTLYAEVARQLYRASEEPAPHDEVVGIEYFDKVINVDQSPIGRTPRSNPATYTGLFTPIRDLMAETATARERGYGPGRFSFNVAGGRCEACQGDGVVKVEMHFLPDVYVPCDVCHGERYNRETLEVQWKGRNIAQILQMTVEDAYAFFQDVPAIARKLQTLLAVGLSYIRLGQSATTLSGGEAQRVKLAQELSKRDTGRTLYILDEPTTGLHFADIDLLLKVLHQLRDAGNTIVVIEHNLDVIKTADWLIDMGPEGGAGGGNVVATGTPEQLAAHEGSHTGHYLKRYLG; encoded by the coding sequence GTGAACGACCCCACTCCTTCCTCTTCCGAGCTGGCCGGCGGCGCCGATTCCGGCCGCTACCTGGGCCACGCGCTGGCCCAGGCGCGCATCAGCATCCGCGGAGCGCGCACGCACAACCTGAAGAACGTCGACCTCGACATCCCGCGCAACCAGCTGGTGGTCATCACCGGCCTGTCGGGCTCGGGCAAGTCCAGCCTGGCCTTCGACACGCTCTATGCCGAGGGGCAGCGGCGCTATGTCGAGAGCCTGTCGGCCTATGCGCGCCAGTTCCTCGGAAGGCTCGACAAGCCCGATGTGGACCTGATCGAAGGCCTGTCGCCGGCGATCAGCATCGAGCAGAAGGCCACCAGCCATAACCCGCGCTCCACCGTCGGCACGGTCACCGAGATCAACGACTACCTGCGCCTGCTCTACGCGCGCGCGGGCACGCCGTACTGCCCCGAGCACCATCTGCCGCTGCAGTCGCAGACCATCAGCCAGATGGTCGATGCCGCGCTGGCGCTGCCCGAGGACACCAAGCTGATGGTGCTCGGGCCGCTGGCGCGCGAGAAGAAGGGCGAGTTCAGCGAGCTGTTCGCGCAGCTGCAGGCGCAGGGCTACGTGCGCTTTCGCATCGACGGAAAGATCCATGAAGTTGAGTCGCTGCCGCAGCTGCAGAAGAACGAGAAGCACTCGATCGACGTGGTCATCGACCGGCTCAAGGTGCGGCCCGACGCCGCGCAGCGCCTGGCCGAGAGCTTCGAGGCCGCGCTGCGCGCCGGCGGCCAGGAGGCGGGCGGGCGGCTGATCGCGCTGGAGATGGACACCGGCGTGGAGCACTGGTTCAGCGCCAAGTTCGCCTGCCCGATCTGCAGCTACTCGCTGCCCGAGCTCGAGCCGCGGCTGTTTTCCTTCAACTCGCCGCAGGGCGCCTGCCCGACCTGCGACGGCCTGGGGCAGACCGAGACCTTCGATCCCGAGCGCGTGGTGGCCTTTCCCTCGCTGAGCCTGGCCAGCGGCGCGATCAACGGCTGGGACCGGCGCAATGCCTATTACTTCACGCTGCTGGAAAGCGTGCTCAAGCACTACGGCGCCGACATCGAGCAGCCCTTCGAGGAGCTGCCCGAGCCGGTGCGCAACGCCGTGCTCTGGGGCTCGGGCGAGGAGGCCATCGCCTTTGCCTATTTCACCGACAGCGGCAAGAACAAGAGCCAGCCGCTGATCAAGCACCACCCCTTCGAGGGCGTCATCCCCAACATCACGCGGCGCTACCGCGAAACCGACTCCAGCGTGGTGCGCGACGACCTGGCGCGCCTGCGCAGCACGCGCTGCTGCCCCGACTGCGAGGGCACGCGGCTGCGGCGCGAGGCGCGCTGGGTGCGCATCGGCGAGGGCGAGCAGCAGCGCGCGATCTACGAGGTCAGCCGCGCGACGCTGGCCGAGGCCCATGCCTGGTTCGCGCAGCTGAAGCTGCAGGGCGCGAAGGCCGACATCGCCGACAAGGTGGTGCGCGAGATCACCGCGCGGCTTATGTTTCTCAACGACGTCGGCCTGAGCTACCTGAGCCTGGACCGCAGCGCCGAGACGCTGTCCGGCGGCGAGGCGCAGCGCATCCGGCTGGCCAGCCAGATCGGCAGCGGCCTCACGGGCGTGATGTACGTGCTGGATGAACCCAGCATCGGCCTGCACCAGCGCGACAACGACCGGCTGATCGCCACGCTGCAGCACCTGCGCAACATCGGCAACAGCGTGATCGTGGTCGAGCACGACGAGGACATGATGCGCGCCGCCGACCAGATCATCGACATGGGCCCGGGCGCGGGGCTGCACGGCGGGCGCGTCATGGCGCAGGGCAGCTATGACGAGGTGCGCGCCAACCCCGATTCGCCCACCGGGCGCTATCTGGCCGGAACGCAGACCATCGAGGTGCCCAAAAGGCGCACGCCCTGGCTGCCGGTGGTGAAGTCGGCCGAGCCCGCGGCGGCGCCGGCCAAATCGCGCTTTCCGGTCTCCGCCGCGGCGCAGCGGCGCGCCGAGCGCCAGGCCGAGCATGTCGCGCGCCAGGGCGCGCTGCAGGCCATCAGCGTGGTCGGCGCGCGCGGGCACAACCTGAAGAACGTCACGGTGGAGTTTCCCGTGGGGCTGCTGACCTGCGTGACCGGGGTCTCGGGCTCGGGCAAGAGCACGCTGGTCAACGACACGCTGTACGCCGAGGTCGCGCGCCAGCTCTACCGCGCCAGCGAGGAGCCCGCGCCGCATGACGAGGTGGTCGGCATCGAGTATTTCGACAAGGTCATCAATGTGGACCAGTCGCCGATCGGGCGCACGCCGCGCAGCAACCCCGCGACCTACACCGGCCTGTTCACGCCGATACGCGATCTCATGGCCGAGACCGCCACCGCGCGCGAACGCGGCTACGGCCCCGGGCGCTTCAGCTTCAACGTCGCCGGCGGGCGCTGCGAGGCCTGCCAGGGCGATGGCGTGGTCAAGGTCGAGATGCACTTCCTGCCCGATGTCTACGTGCCCTGCGATGTCTGCCACGGCGAGCGCTACAACCGCGAGACGCTGGAGGTGCAGTGGAAGGGCCGCAACATCGCGCAGATCCTGCAGATGACCGTGGAGGATGCATACGCCTTCTTCCAGGACGTGCCGGCGATCGCGCGCAAGCTGCAGACGCTGCTGGCCGTGGGGCTGTCGTACATCCGCCTGGGGCAGAGCGCGACCACGCTGTCGGGCGGCGAGGCGCAGCGCGTCAAGCTGGCGCAGGAGCTGAGCAAGCGCGACACCGGGCGCACGCTCTACATCCTCGACGAGCCGACAACGGGCCTGCACTTCGCCGATATCGACCTGCTGCTCAAGGTGCTGCACCAACTGCGCGACGCGGGCAACACCATCGTCGTGATCGAGCACAACCTCGATGTGATCAAGACCGCCGACTGGCTGATCGACATGGGCCCCGAGGGCGGCGCGGGCGGCGGCAACGTGGTGGCCACGGGCACGCCGGAGCAGCTGGCGGCGCACGAGGGGAGCCATACGGGGCATTATTTGAAGAGGTATCTGGGGTAG
- a CDS encoding glycerophosphodiester phosphodiesterase family protein: MNKSKTVAAAVLAISLAACGGDGDDNTSVPADPTTPTLPTPEIPVTPAPTPETPAPGEPTPETPDPVAEVYIDESFEGLSALPAGWTTLAANKGTVSVRNGSLYIDGRAHSTQMTAVALPASLQELGNYRIDVQFTLESPNNTGRWGSVMYRTSSADSAIPHEPYYQFAIRADATASNGTEFALRKGGAWTVAGTKAYSEAIDPAKVYTATVIVHGNRVRQYLDNTLMHDMALDAAMAKGGIGLQTAGAIMRVDSIKVTQQLTALPDVSKVITVQDTGTLAAMAPTLVQSMTAQTRLAGSGASNALFHIDATLNLRSANGESLGSLAQYLAPADRATIPVLRIADDATVRALAAFAVDNDLSDVTLLSGDIELLARARTAIPAVRTAVDFSGSAFLGNTSQDILQVVSATNRAKAKIAVLPATMTNRTTVAHLQRLLITPWASSTATNAAAAAEVLTTGVNGVVTAHADIYSAVLKKLPAGTLLRKPLVIGHRGMPGDRANLTGQFADENTLEGARAAAAVGADGIENDIYMTVDNHLVIMHDTTVERTTDGGPRKIEEMTLAEVKALKTRPGGYSVPTLQEFFTEFKGRNLSHIVELKSASAGIVPLLKQELEQAGVKDQVVTISFLGDQLKRMGTTLPDISGGFLNSNLDNGDVGAGVRTILNSTQLYSSTYNPAYQVLKQPTMEAAKHRGITFWPWTVNNANDFYRFYSYGTHGITTDHAYLAKDFPVAIATAATASATAGSPFSAALTLTTQVGATSTAASNQLVVLDGSPAHSVAADGRVTFTATGTATVLPGYSYRMGDGTYSYTIFGKPMTVTVR, encoded by the coding sequence ATGAACAAGTCGAAGACAGTGGCGGCAGCCGTCCTGGCGATCAGCCTGGCAGCCTGCGGCGGAGACGGCGATGACAACACTTCGGTCCCGGCCGATCCCACGACCCCCACGTTGCCCACGCCCGAAATTCCCGTGACCCCCGCGCCCACGCCCGAAACCCCGGCGCCCGGCGAGCCCACGCCCGAGACCCCCGATCCCGTGGCCGAGGTCTACATCGACGAAAGCTTCGAAGGCCTGTCGGCGCTGCCCGCCGGCTGGACCACGCTGGCGGCCAACAAGGGCACGGTGTCGGTGCGTAACGGCAGCCTGTACATCGACGGCCGCGCCCACAGCACGCAGATGACCGCGGTGGCGCTGCCGGCCTCGCTGCAGGAGCTGGGCAACTACCGCATCGACGTGCAGTTCACGCTCGAGTCGCCCAACAACACCGGCCGCTGGGGCAGCGTGATGTACCGCACCTCGAGCGCGGACAGCGCCATTCCCCACGAGCCCTACTACCAGTTCGCCATCCGCGCCGATGCCACGGCCAGCAACGGCACCGAGTTCGCGCTGCGCAAGGGCGGCGCCTGGACCGTCGCGGGCACCAAGGCGTACAGCGAGGCCATCGACCCGGCCAAGGTCTATACCGCCACCGTGATCGTCCACGGCAACCGCGTGCGCCAGTACCTGGACAACACCCTGATGCATGACATGGCGCTCGACGCCGCCATGGCCAAGGGCGGCATCGGCCTGCAGACGGCCGGCGCGATCATGCGCGTCGACAGCATCAAGGTGACGCAGCAGCTGACGGCGTTGCCCGACGTCAGCAAGGTAATCACCGTTCAGGACACGGGCACACTGGCAGCCATGGCGCCGACGCTGGTGCAGTCCATGACGGCGCAGACCCGGCTGGCCGGCAGCGGCGCCAGCAACGCGCTGTTCCATATCGACGCCACCCTGAACCTGCGCAGCGCCAACGGCGAAAGCCTGGGTTCGCTGGCGCAATACCTTGCCCCGGCCGACCGCGCCACGATCCCCGTGCTGCGCATCGCCGACGACGCCACGGTGCGCGCGCTGGCGGCCTTCGCGGTGGACAACGACCTGAGCGACGTGACCCTGCTGTCCGGCGACATCGAACTGCTGGCGCGTGCGCGCACCGCCATCCCCGCAGTGCGCACAGCAGTGGACTTCTCGGGTTCCGCATTCCTGGGCAACACCTCGCAGGACATCCTGCAGGTCGTGAGTGCCACCAACCGCGCCAAGGCCAAGATCGCGGTGCTGCCGGCCACCATGACCAACCGCACGACGGTCGCCCATCTGCAGCGCCTGCTGATCACGCCCTGGGCCAGCTCGACGGCCACCAATGCCGCCGCGGCCGCCGAAGTGCTGACCACCGGCGTCAACGGCGTGGTGACGGCGCATGCCGACATCTACAGCGCGGTGCTGAAGAAGCTGCCCGCCGGCACGCTGCTGCGCAAGCCGCTGGTCATCGGCCACCGCGGCATGCCCGGGGACCGGGCCAATCTCACGGGCCAGTTCGCCGACGAGAACACGCTCGAGGGCGCCAGGGCCGCCGCCGCCGTGGGCGCGGATGGCATCGAGAACGACATCTACATGACCGTGGACAACCACCTGGTCATCATGCATGACACCACCGTCGAGCGCACCACCGACGGCGGCCCGCGCAAGATCGAGGAGATGACGCTGGCCGAGGTCAAGGCGCTCAAGACCCGTCCGGGCGGCTACTCGGTGCCCACGCTGCAGGAGTTCTTCACGGAATTCAAGGGCCGCAACCTCAGCCACATTGTCGAGCTCAAGAGCGCTTCCGCGGGCATCGTGCCGCTGCTCAAGCAGGAGCTCGAGCAGGCTGGCGTGAAGGACCAGGTGGTCACCATCTCCTTCCTGGGCGACCAGCTCAAGCGCATGGGCACCACGCTGCCGGACATCAGCGGCGGCTTCCTCAACTCCAATCTCGACAACGGCGATGTCGGCGCCGGCGTGCGCACCATCCTCAACTCCACGCAGCTGTATTCGTCGACCTACAACCCGGCGTACCAGGTCCTGAAGCAGCCGACGATGGAAGCCGCCAAGCACCGCGGCATCACCTTCTGGCCGTGGACGGTCAACAACGCGAACGATTTCTACCGTTTCTACAGCTACGGCACGCACGGCATCACCACCGACCACGCGTACCTGGCCAAGGACTTCCCGGTAGCCATCGCGACGGCCGCCACGGCCAGCGCCACGGCCGGCAGCCCGTTCAGCGCGGCGCTCACGCTGACCACGCAGGTCGGCGCCACCAGCACCGCCGCCAGCAACCAGCTGGTGGTGCTGGACGGCTCCCCTGCGCACAGCGTCGCGGCGGACGGCCGGGTGACCTTCACGGCCACCGGCACGGCCACCGTGCTGCCGGGCTACAGCTACAGGATGGGTGACGGCACCTACAGCTACACCATCTTCGGCAAGCCGATGACGGTGACGGTGCGCTGA
- a CDS encoding succinylglutamate desuccinylase/aspartoacylase domain-containing protein, which yields MSTLQFDLPAPDISAWRAGNTGTEGVWRFDSGVPGRNVMITSLVHGNELSGAWAVKGLLEAGLRPQQGTLTLVFANLQAFDRFDVNSHDASRFTDEDLNRQWSDERMDAADSNERRRAAALRPFVRQTDWLLDLHSMHEPSAPLLLTGVQPRNLQLAKQMGAPTHIVIDAGHKDGTRLRDYGRFGLPDEEAGDSRTLLIECGFHGDPASRGVAQDQCLRFLLASEIIDEAEAERLLPGWRLPDPAPQIALTVTGPVVAKSANFRFNAPFTGLEHFPKAGTVIGDNDGEPVVTPYDDCVLVMPSVRQALPGVTVVRFARSAPL from the coding sequence ATGAGCACACTGCAATTTGACCTGCCGGCCCCGGACATCAGCGCCTGGCGCGCGGGCAATACCGGTACCGAGGGCGTCTGGCGCTTCGACTCGGGCGTGCCCGGACGCAACGTGATGATCACCTCGCTGGTGCACGGCAACGAGCTCAGCGGCGCCTGGGCCGTCAAGGGCCTGCTCGAGGCCGGCCTGCGCCCGCAGCAGGGCACGCTGACGCTGGTGTTCGCCAACCTGCAGGCGTTCGACCGCTTCGATGTGAATTCGCACGATGCGTCGCGCTTCACCGACGAGGACCTGAACCGCCAGTGGAGCGACGAGCGCATGGACGCGGCCGACAGCAACGAGCGCCGCCGCGCCGCCGCGCTGCGCCCCTTCGTGCGCCAGACCGACTGGCTGCTGGACCTGCATTCGATGCACGAGCCCTCGGCGCCGCTGCTGCTGACCGGCGTGCAGCCGCGCAACCTGCAGCTGGCCAAGCAGATGGGCGCGCCCACGCACATCGTGATCGACGCGGGCCACAAGGACGGCACGCGCCTGCGCGACTACGGCCGCTTCGGCCTGCCCGACGAGGAAGCCGGCGACTCGCGCACGCTGCTGATCGAATGCGGCTTCCACGGCGATCCGGCCAGCCGCGGCGTGGCGCAGGACCAGTGCCTGCGCTTCCTGCTGGCGTCCGAGATCATCGACGAAGCCGAGGCCGAGCGCCTGCTGCCCGGCTGGCGCCTGCCCGACCCCGCGCCCCAGATCGCGCTGACGGTGACCGGCCCGGTGGTGGCGAAGAGCGCGAATTTCCGCTTCAACGCGCCCTTCACCGGCCTCGAGCACTTCCCCAAGGCCGGCACGGTGATCGGCGACAACGACGGCGAGCCCGTCGTGACGCCCTATGACGACTGCGTGCTGGTGATGCCTTCGGTGCGCCAGGCCCTTCCCGGCGTGACCGTGGTGCGCTTCGCGCGCTCGGCGCCGCTCTGA